GTGCACCCCGAAGAAGGAAAAGCCGGAGTCATCCATGGTCAGCCGTGCCAGCTGCACAGCGGAAATACTCTGGCGCATCATGGCAAAACGCACCTGTGAACCATGGCCTCCACTGACGTCCAGCAACGAGAGACTGTCCTGGCTCCACAGGAGAAAGTCTTCGGGAATACCCTGCTGCGCCGTACGGGGGTTGAAGAGCACCCAGCGATCGCGGGCAAATATTTCCAGCATGGGTATGAGCTGCTGGTTGCGGCGCCCGTCCTCCAGCTGCAGGCCCATAACCACGCGGGAGGGAATCTGGGCGTAGTTGAGCAGCTTTTCCAGCAGGGGAATCAGGGGCGTGGAAGAGAGCAGCAGCGCGGCGTTCTGCCCAGGTGTAGGAGTTGCCAGCAGCTTGATAAGCTCGCGGGTCATGCTCTCAGGAGTGCTGGACATGGCCCGTGCCGTTTCCAGAATCTGGCGGGCAGCCAGTGCCTCGGACTCATCCCAGTGCACACTGGCAATGGATGGCGCACTGGCAGGCGCTTCGGATCCAGCACCCTGTCCGGGTATGACCTGTGCCTTGTAGTAGAGGGTCTGCGCTCCGCTGACAGCGCGAACAGACCATTCTCCACGGCGATTGCCATTATTTTCCAGGATGGAAAATCCATACCCAGGCGAGGCAGTTTGCTCAGAAAAGAGGGCAAAGCCCGGCGGGCTGTCGGGGATATCCAGACTTACCGTCACCGGCCCGCCAGTGGCAGTAAAATCAATACGAGCCTCAACGAGCCACACGGGAGTCTGGGCTCCCGGCAGAAAGGGAATCCCCATATGTTCGTGACGCAGCCAGGCAATGCTGAGGCCCGTCACTATAAGGGCGGCGACGATGAGGTACAGGGAGATGCGCGAAATCATGGAGCTTCGCCAGGCACAGTGAGCTCAACGGGGAGCACAGGTGGAGCTATATTGGTCTGGGCAACATCCACCACCATGATATCCATCAGAATATTGCGCCCGATGAGAATGGGGAACTCCAGATGCTGACGGTCTGAAAGGGTAAACTGGGCTGTCTGGGTGGTTTTGCCAACGGTCACCCCCAGCTCAACGACGGGTCGCCGCTCGGCCTCATCCTGGATGGCCTGTATGATGCGCACATTGCGCACAATCTTGCGCTCAAGGACGATTTCACTGTCATCATCAGGGTTGACAATCGTAAAACGAACCCAACGTTCTCCATTGCGCTCAAAACGCTGAACATGGCGAGCATCCAGGGACGATGTGGTGGCTCCGGTGTCAATGCGGGCAGGGAGCACAATGCCTGGTGGGGCCAGATACACGTTTTCAATGGAGCCGACAACCTGTTTGTCGGCATTGACGGTGGCAAATGGCTCCAGCTGCACTTCAAACAGCTCCGTGTTCTCACTGTCCTTGACCTGCAGCCGAGTGGAGCGAATGAAACTTTCCCACTCCCGCTGACGCGTATAGAGCTCAGCCTGTTGAGTGGAAACAGCCTGCAGCGCGCGCAGCACTTCCTCCTGCGACGCCAGTAACGCGCTTTGCATGGACGCCTGTTCATTCGCCAGCAGTTCCATACGCTGCTCCTGCTCATCGATCCGCTGCTCCAGAGCCTGCAGATCACCCTCTCGAACCATCAGGTGACCAGGCGCGCAACCGCTCAGGAAAAAG
This portion of the Desulfurispirillum indicum S5 genome encodes:
- a CDS encoding inactive transglutaminase family protein; protein product: MISRISLYLIVAALIVTGLSIAWLRHEHMGIPFLPGAQTPVWLVEARIDFTATGGPVTVSLDIPDSPPGFALFSEQTASPGYGFSILENNGNRRGEWSVRAVSGAQTLYYKAQVIPGQGAGSEAPASAPSIASVHWDESEALAARQILETARAMSSTPESMTRELIKLLATPTPGQNAALLLSSTPLIPLLEKLLNYAQIPSRVVMGLQLEDGRRNQQLIPMLEIFARDRWVLFNPRTAQQGIPEDFLLWSQDSLSLLDVSGGHGSQVRFAMMRQSISAVQLARLTMDDSGFSFFGVHKLPVEEQSMLKMLLLLPLGALVVVFMRIMVGVQTSGTFMPILIALSFLQTTLLPGLISFIAIVAIGLLLRSYLSYLNLLLVARIATIVVIVIFIIIFSSLFGYQLGFNTGMTVAFFPIIIIAWTIERMSILWEDEGPREVLMQGGGSLLVAILAFLLMQWPLMEHLSFHFPEINLILVALILMMGNYTGYKLLELRRFRAMRLKWRP
- a CDS encoding ATP-dependent zinc protease family protein — its product is MRVFASMMTFAFFLSGCAPGHLMVREGDLQALEQRIDEQEQRMELLANEQASMQSALLASQEEVLRALQAVSTQQAELYTRQREWESFIRSTRLQVKDSENTELFEVQLEPFATVNADKQVVGSIENVYLAPPGIVLPARIDTGATTSSLDARHVQRFERNGERWVRFTIVNPDDDSEIVLERKIVRNVRIIQAIQDEAERRPVVELGVTVGKTTQTAQFTLSDRQHLEFPILIGRNILMDIMVVDVAQTNIAPPVLPVELTVPGEAP